The proteins below come from a single Leopardus geoffroyi isolate Oge1 chromosome D3, O.geoffroyi_Oge1_pat1.0, whole genome shotgun sequence genomic window:
- the CMKLR1 gene encoding chemerin-like receptor 1 — translation MGDKDYNTSFYDEEYSDDFEPIVVLEESSPLEGKVTRILLVAVYSIVCFLGILGNGLVIVIATFKMKKTVNTVWFLNLAVADFLFNVFLPIHIAYTAMDYHWVFGTAMCKISNFLLIHNMYTSVFLLTVISFDRCVSVLLPVWSQNHRGVRLACVACVVIWVLAFFLSSPSLVFRDTAHVHGKTSCFNNFSLSAAGSAPWLTRSGLDPAGLSRHTVVTVTRFLCGFLVPVLIITACYFTIVCKLRRNRLAKTKKPFKIIVTIITTFFLCWCPYHTLYLLELRHATVPGSVFSLGLPLATAIAIANSCMNPILYVFVGQDFKKFKVALFSRLVNALSEDTGHSSYPSHRSFTKMSSINEKETSML, via the coding sequence ATGGGGGACAAGGATTACAACACCTCCTTCTACGACGAGGAGTACTCGGATGACTTTGAACCCATCGTGGTTTTGGAGGAGTCTTCTCCCCTGGAAGGCAAGGTGACCAGGATCTTGCTGGTGGCGGTCTACAGCATTGTCTGCTTCCTCGGGATCCTGGGCAACGGGCTGGTGATCGTCATCGCCACCTTCAAGATGAAGAAGACGGTGAACACCGTCTGGTTCCTCAACCTGGCCGTGGCGGACTTCCTGTTCAACGTCTTCCTCCCGATCCACATTGCCTACACCGCCATGGACTACCACTGGGTCTTCGGGACGGCCATGTGCAAGATCAGCAACTTCCTGCTCATCCACAACATGTACACCAGCGTCTTCCTGCTGACCGTCATCAGCTTCGACCGCTGCGTCTCCGTGCTCCTTCCCGTCTGGTCCCAGAACCACCGCGGCGTGAGGCTGGCCTGCGTGGCCTGCGTGGTTATCTGGGTCCTGGCTTTCTTCCTGAGCTCTCCGTCCCTCGTCTTCCGGGACACGGCCCACGTGCATGGGAAAACGTCCTGCTTTAACAACTTCAGCCTGTCCGCGGCCGGCTCCGCCCCGTGGCTCACTCGCTCCGGGCTGGACCCCGCGGGCCTCAGCCGCCACACGGTGGTGACGGTCACCCGCTTCCTCTGTGGCTTCCTGGTCCCCGTGCTCATCATCACGGCCTGCTACTTCACCATCGTCTGCAAGCTTCGACGCAACCGCCTGGCCAAGACCAAGAAACCCTTCAAGATCATCGTGACCATCATCACCACCTTCTTCCTCTGCTGGTGTCCCTACCACACGCTCTACCTGCTGGAGCTCCGCCACGCCACCGTGCCGGGCTCCGTCTTCAGCCTGGGTTTGCCCCTGGCCACCGCCATTGCCATTGCCAACAGCTGCATGAACCCCATCCTGTACGTCTTCGTGGGCCAGGACTTCAAGAAGTTCAAGGTGGCCCTCTTCTCCCGCCTGGTTAACGCGCTGAGTGAGGACACAGGCCACTCCTCCTACCCCAGCCACAGGAGCTTTACCAAGATGTCATCCATCAACGAGAAGGAGACCAGCATGCTTTGA